A genomic stretch from Sander vitreus isolate 19-12246 chromosome 17, sanVit1, whole genome shotgun sequence includes:
- the LOC144532517 gene encoding uncharacterized protein LOC144532517 encodes MEHGNGDNPDWPIQRRVEGLVNKHMADIARETLQQRLTAVSDEMHSLAEHVSRRSGEEFKDDPRQGDVSFGVQPPLCSACSSGAADKLLSAPSTETAAQRKIIGLLVEIQEEQQRQWAVLRDLQARLQGPAGYEEKDVEALDMDLPLRTLEQLDDMERQLDDAGIQKRMVSYLSRMGGATVEDAVRRLMQAVLSFAVGSELNWVGRGQKRSFRNTRLQGVLFCALKRTPVGKEATHHQYADVVKKWLRFAPFRQGGTGRRCYKAPVEFPDSEETD; translated from the exons ATGGAGCACGGTAATGGGGATAACCCGGACTGGCCGATACAACGACGAGTGGAGGGTTTAGTAAACAAACATATGGCAGACATTGCTCGAGAAACCCTCCAGCAGAGGCTGACTGCTGTGTCAGATGAGATGCACAGTCTGGCCGAACATGTTTCCAGACGCTCAGGGGAAGAGTTCAAAGACGACCCGCGGCAAGGGGACGTGAGCTTCGGTGTACAGCCGCCACTCTGCTCCGCCTGTAGCTCCGGAGCCGCAGACAAGTTACTTTCTGCCCCATCCACAG AGACGGCTGCTCAGCGGAAGATCATCGGCCTACTGGTGGAGATCCAAGAGGAGCAGCAGCGGCAGTGGGCAGTGCTGAGGGATCTTCAGGCCCGCCTGCAGGGTCCGGCCGGCTATGAGGAAAAGGATGTTGAGGCCCTGGACATGGATCTCCCCCTGAGGACCCTGGAGCAGCTGGATGACATGGAGAGGCAGTTGGATGACGCAGGAATACAGAAGAGAATG GTGTCTTACCTGTCCCGGATGGGCGGGGCTACGGTTGAAGATGCAGTGAGACGCCTTATGCAGGCTGTGCTTTCATTCGCTGTGGGTTCTGAGCTTAACTGGGTGGGCCGCGGACAGAAGAGAAGCTTCAGGAACACTCGCCTCCAAGGGGTCCTCTTCT GCGCTCTGAAACGAACACCGGTGGGTAAGGAGGCCACACATCACCAGTACGCTGACGTGGTGAAGAAATGGCTGCGGTTTGCTCCGTTCAGACAGGGAGGGACCGGCCGTCGCTGCTACAAAGCTCCTGTGGAGTTTCCAGATTCCGAGGAAACTGACTGA
- the polr1b gene encoding DNA-directed RNA polymerase I subunit RPA2 produces MDSSSKWNNLPKGPSLKNLTEGGFGVLKESQHAAVQDLTKAHIESFDQAVTDGLSRVVQSIPPLEFTFKEDRISLAFVEATLYNPVVAKGSICREMKVFPAECRGRKCTYKGKLVADVSWSVNGVPKGIIKQSMGQVPIMVKSKMCNLHGMSPKELVKHHEEAEEMGGYFIVNGNEKVIRMLIMPRRNYPIAMSRPKWKSRGQGYTQFGISMRCVKEEHTAVNMNLHYLENGTVMLNFIYQKELFFLPLGFALKALVDFTDFQIYQELIKGREDNSFYKSCASEMLRVVMEEGCTTRAKVLDYLGERFRVKMSLPEWYTNEQCANYLLDECICIHLKSDVEKFYLLCLMTRKLFTFAKQECMEENPDSIMCQEVLTPGQLYLMFMKERLAAWLLSVKLSFDKRGSRLSGSLSAENVMKIFNLGTDLTKPFEYLLATGNLTSKTGLGMLQNTGLCVVADKLNFIRYLSHFRCVHRGAAFAKMRTTSVRKLLPESWGFLCPVHTPDGEPCGLMNHMTAICEIVAPSLPTTSLPALLCSLGVTPVDGSPGQAFSDCFPVVLDGAVVGWVETELAPVVVDSLRRFKVLKEKKIPPWTEIVLVPKTGKASLYPGLFLFTTPCRMVRPVRNLALGKQELIGTFEQLYINVGIMEDEIEPGVTTHQELFPHSMLSVVANFIPYSDHNQSPRNMYQCQMGKQTMGFPLHSFMDRSDNKLYRLQTPQSPLVRPYMYDHYNLDNYPSGTNAIVAVISYTGYDMEDAMIVNKSSWERGFAHGSIYKTELVDLAEKVRGEDSVVFGTKPGDPKVNDKLDADGLPFIGSTLQYGDPFYSYINLNTGQTFVNFYKSQEACVVDNIKICSNDTGSGRFKRICITIRVPRNPTIGDKFASRHGQKGILSRLWPAEDMPFTESGMAPDILFNPHGFPSRMTIGMLIESMAGKSGALHGLSHDATPFTFSEESSALEYFGEMLRAGGYNFYGTERLYSGVSGLELEADIFIGVVYYQRLRHMVSDKFQVRTTGARDKVTNQPVGGRNIQGGIRFGEMERDALLAHGSSFLLHDRLFNCSDRSVAQVCVDCGSLLSPLLEKPPPYWSAMRHRKTVCTLCGKSDSIDSVSVPYVFRYFVAELAAMNIKVKLDVK; encoded by the exons ATGGACTCTTCATCAAAGTGGAATAATTTGCCCAAAGGTCCGAGTCTAAAGAATCTGACAGAGGGAGGATTTGGCGTCCTGAAGGAGTCTCAACATGCTGCTGTTCAGGATTTAACAAAAGCTCACATCGAGTCGTTTGACCAGGCTGTCACTGACGGACTCAGCCGCGTTGTGCAG TCCATCCCCCCTTTGGAGTTCACATTCAAAGAGGACAGGATCAGCCTTGCGTTTGTTGAAGCCACCCTCTACAACCCAGTGGTCGCCAAAGGGAGCATCTGCAGGGAAATGAAGGTGTTTCCAGCAGAGTGCAGGGGCAGAAAATGTACATACAAAGGAAAGCTGGTG GCGGACGTCAGCTGGTCAGTCAACGGAGTTCCCAAAGGCATCATCAAACAGTCCATGGGTCAGGTGCCCATCATGGTGAAGTCCAAGATGTGTAACCTGCACGGCATGTCCCCCAAAGAGCTTGTTAAACACCACGAAGAAGCAGAG GAAATGGGAGGTTATTTCATTGTGAATGGAAATGAGAAGGTTATCCGTATGCTGATAATGCCAAGGAGGAACTATCCTATTGCCATGTCAAGACCGAAATGGAAGAGCAGGGGCCAGGGATACACTCAGTTTG GTATTTCAATGCGTTGCGTGAAGGAAGAACACACAGCTGTCAACATGAACCTGCATTATCTGGAAAACGGCACCGTGATGCTGAACTTCATCTACCAGAAAGAGCTCTTCTTCCTCCCACTAGGCTTTGCTCTTAAG GCGCTGGTGGACTTCACAGACTTCCAGATCTACCAGGAGCTGATCAAGGGCCGCGAGGACAACTCCTTCTATAAGAGTTGTGCGTCGGAGATGCTGCGCGTCGTCATGGAGGAGGGCTGCACCACCCGCGCCAAGGTGCTCGACTACCTGGGAGAGCGCTTCAGGGTCAAGATGAGCCTTCCCGAGTGGTACACAAACGAGCAGTGCGCCAACTACCTGCTGGA CGAGTGCATCTGTATCCACCTGAAGTCAGACGTGGAGAAGTTCTACCTGCTGTGTCTGATGACCCGGAAGCTCTTCACGTTTGCCAAGCAGGAGTGCATGGAGGAGAACCCCGACAGCATCATGTGTCAGGAGGTGCTCACTCCCGGTCAGCTCTATCTCATGTTTATGAAG GAGAGATTGGCTGCCTGGTTGCTGTCTGTAAAGCTGTCCTTTGACAAGCGAGGCAGCAGACTGAGTGGAAGCCTGAGCGCTGAAAACGTGATGAAGATATTCAACTTGGGCACTGACCTGACCAAACCCTTTGAATATCTGCTGGCCACTGGGAACCTCACCTCCAAGACAG GTCTCGGCATGCTGCAGaacacaggcctgtgtgtggTAGCTGACAAGCTCAACTTCATCCGCTACCTGTCCCACTTCCGCTGTGtgcacagaggagctgccttcGCCAAGATGAGGACCACCTCTGTCCGTAAGCTGCTGCCTGAGTCCTGGGGCTTCCTGTGTCCCGTCCACACTCCGGACGGAGAGCCCTGTGGACTCATGAACCACATGACGGCCATCTGTGAGATTGTGGCCCCGAGCTTGCCCACCACATCTCTGCCCGCTCTGCTCTGTTCCCTTG GTGTTACTCCAGTGGATGGATCTCCAGGCCAAGCCTTTTCCGACTGCTTCCCCGTGGTCCTGGACGGCGCTGTAGTCGGCTGGGTGGAGACGGAATTAGCCCCGGTTGTGGTCGACTCACTGCGCAGGTTCAAG GTGCTAAAAGAGAAGAAGATCCCTCCCTGGACTGAGATTGTTCTGGTTCCAAAAACAGGCAAGGCCAGCCTGTACCCAGGCCTGTTCCTCTTCACAACACCCTGCCGCATGGTGCGGCCCGTACGCAACTTAGCTCTTGGCAAGCAGGAGTTGATCGGCACCTTTGAACAA CTTTACATCAATGTAGGCATCATGGAGGATGAGATCGAGCCAGGAGTGACCACGCACCAGGAGCTCTTCCCTCACAGTATGCTCAGCGTGGTGGCTAACTTTATTCCCTACTCGGACCACAACCAGAGTCCTAGGAACATGTACCAGTGTCAGATGG GTAAGCAGACAATGGGCTTCCCCCTGCACTCCTTCATGGATCGCTCCGATAACAAGCTGTACCGGCTGCAGACCCCACAGAGCCCACTGGTCCGGCCCTACATGTACGACCACTACAACCTGGACAACTACCCCAGCGGAACAAACGCCATCGTGGCCGTCATATCCTACACAGGCTACGACATGGAAGATGCCATG ATTGTGAACAAGTCGTCATGGGAGAGAGGCTTTGCCCACGGAAGTATCTACAAGACTGAGCTGGTGGACCTGGCAGAAAAGGTGCGGGGAGAAGACAGCGTGGTGTTTGGGACCAAGCCAGGTGACCCCAAAGTAAACGACAAACTGGACGCTGACGGACTGCCATTCATTGGCTCAACACTTCAGTACGGAGACCCCTTCTACAGCTACATCAACCTCAACACTGGCCAGACCTTCGTCAACTTCTACAA gAGTCAAGAGGCCTGCGTTGTGGACAATATAAAGATCTGCAGCAACGACACTGGCTCGGGCCGTTTCAAACGCATTTGCATCACCATACGAGTGCCACGAAACCCCACCATCGGGGACAAGTTTGCCAGTCGCCACGGTCAGAAGGGAATCCTGAGCCGCCTGTGGCCGGCCGAGGACATGCCCTTCACAGAGAGCGGCATGGCCCCCGACATCCTGTTCAACCCGCACGGCTTCCCCTCCCGCATGACCATCGGGATGCTGATCGAGAGCATGGCCGGCAAGTCAGGCGCCCTGCACGGCCTGAGCCACGACGCCACGCCCTTCACCTTCTCCGAGGAGAGCTCGGCGCTCGAGTACTTTGGCGAAATGCTCCGGGCGGGCGGATACAACTTCTACGGCACGGAGAGGCTCTACAGTGGAGTGAGCGGCCTGGAGCTGGAGGCCGACATTTTCATCGGAGTCGTCTACTACCAGCGGCTGCGTCACATGGTCTCCGACAAGTTCCAGGTGAGGACCACGGGAGCGCGGGACAAGGTGACCAACCAGCCAGTGGGAGGCAGGAACATCCAGGGAGGCATCCGTTTTGGGGAGATGGAGCGAGACGCCCTGCTGGCCCACGGCTCGTCATTCCTGCTTCACGATCGCCTCTTTAACTGCTCGGACCGATCCGTGGCTCAGGTGTGCGTCGACTGCGGCAGCCTGCTCTCCCCCCTGTTAGAGAAACCACCACCCTACTGGTCGGCCATGCGCCACCGTAAGACTGTCTGCACTCTGTGTGGTAAAAGCGACTCTATAGACTCAGTGTCTGTCCCTTATGTGTTCCGCTACTTTGTAGCCGAGCTCGCAGCAATGAACATCAAAGTCAAATTAGACGTTAAGTGA